Genomic window (Ctenopharyngodon idella isolate HZGC_01 chromosome 20, HZGC01, whole genome shotgun sequence):
CTGTCACTACTGAATACTTCCAACACTTTGAAAACCATGACACAGTTTGGCTAGTGAGTTCAAAGCATCCTGCAAAAccattttagactttttttctgtttttatcagCAACAATAGGTAGTGGAATAGTTTTAATGTCTTTAGATAATGGGTACttgtaattaaaatgtcatttttagtgTTTCATTTTGAACACATCAGCGTGCATCCACTTTCTCTTTTTGAATGGCTTTGTAGGTGGGAGACTTTTCTTCAGCTTTAAGGAAGTATCTGGACTTTTAACAATAGTTCTGCTCTGTGGTTTTatgttatagtttttttttttttttgccacttcacAGCTGTCATCTATGGTTTGAAGAAATTCAAATAATCTTTTACACAACAAAACCTAAAAAGGAGAAATgtacattctgtcatcatttactcgcttttatgttgttttaaacatATATCACTCTCTTCTATACATTACAAAATGAGGTATTTTGCAGATTCTCCAAGCTGCTTTGTGACATATAACAAAAGATTTTAATATTCCAGATTCATCACACCAGGTTTGAAATGCCAAGTTTAAATATAGAGTCGTATAGAAtgtttatggtgcttttttctCAAATTCTCAAAATGTGAACATCCTTCAAAAcgtattattttgtgttctttgAAAGAATGTAATTTGAACAGCTTGATGGTGAATCaagttttcatatttgggtgaactacccctacAAGTTCACCAAAGACTGTAGTTGGATGAGATCTCATCTTACAATAGGTTGTATGTAATTTAATTCGGCCTCATTTAAGAAACTTTCGTAAATATATGAGTAAATTTGCACGTAAAACAGACCTTCCCGAAAACTCTCCTCCGGATTCACAAACGCTTCGCATACATCAGATTTGATAGTTAAATGTATGTTAAGGAGTTCCAGGCATTCGTGTGTGCACGCTGGTTCACAATTAGCATATTCCCTGCATATGAATTGCAACTACGCAAATTACGTGTCCAGGAACGCCGTGGAATCTTCTGGACTCCCTTCTCAGGTTTGGCTCCAGTATATTGCATAAATGCTAAAGAGACTAAATGGCCATATTCCtaacaataaatattcaattaatGTGTGTCTGCCAAAGCATTTTTAACCAGCTAAAAAATGTCAGACGCTCTTCTGAAAACGATCAGCTGGTGGCGCTTGAGAACGCTTCGGAGGCGCAGCgtttttttccagctgagaGACGTTATGGTTGCAGTGATGATACGGAATATGAAAGGCAGTAATGTGTTACTAGTAtctcattttgaagaatattactGAGTATAAAAATGCGGTAATAACTTCTCCATTGTTGTTCATTTGTTgtggtatttgtcccgcccctcctctaCTGTGATTGGAAGGCTGGGCTGCATTTTACTGAAAGTTGAACAGTTTTCAACTCTGTTTTTCAACTCTcagctacaaaaaaaaaggcattcGAACTGTTATTATGGTACATAGTGCATCAAAATGCAGTGTGTGCCTAAAATAACACAGACCGTTTCGAAATGTTTTATGCACCATTTACACGTGGTAGGGAGCAGATGTAAATTTCCTTCGTACCAACgtacattttgaaaatacaaacattttcatgaatCCGAAAATTTACATCAGAATGGCTTTTACAAACGATTTACACAAAAATTTGTTCTGCtcgtgtttcatgaatgaggcccaatgTACGTAAAAATTGTGTTGGAGAAAAACAACTTTTTGTCATCAGAGCAGCTTATGCAATTTCATGATCTTTATCTATTCTTCTAAGTTTACTCATTCACATATTGTCAGTTATTATCTGACTCTATTCAGTTTTATTGAAAGATGCTCTGTATGTATGACATTTAGCATTCATCAGCAGTGTATAAAATTGgctataatttgttttataatggACTATtccagtcattatttttgttgtttgctCTTAAAGCATTTTGAGtttatctgttttgtttgtcattGCAAACCTACTGCCATGGTCTGCAGTTGTATCACAAAACTGCTTATACTGCAGGcatgttttatttaatgcagCAAACTCATAAAGGTTTATTATCCCTTCTCTCATTTTCATCCATTCACCATGAACCAAAGTGTCCTTTTGTAACTTCAGGCATAGCTTTAGGACTTGCATCCGCTGACTCATcgtaaacaaaatgtaattcatttggCTTTGTCTAAACGATATTATTTATCCCCAGCTAAATGTCAGAATGTATTAGGCGGTGCATTGTTTATTTAGTACACAAACGTGTAGCCATACCTCATGTAGTGCCTGTATACGACCTCTTGTTTCATTAATAAAGACCTTTTGTTACAGTTGGCAGTAAGTTTTGTCACAATATTTAATATGTGTAAAATTTTGCATGCTTTCATACAGCAGAACACaattttcagacagagtaatctTAACCTGTGTGCAACATAATCAGGATATGCCCAGACTGGAATAAGAATATCAAACTCTCATCGGATTGAGCGTAATCTATTCTAAAGCTGTTTTAAGCCTGTTCTACCTCTTTTCCACAAACCGGCTCTCTCAAGCACTGCTCATCAAATCTGTGCTTCTTTTATGCTTGCAGGAGGAACCAATCCATGGcttcagggtgagtaattacCTGGAGTACATGGAGGGGCTGGAGCGCAACTACAGATCCATGGTGCTCTCGGACATGAGGAGCATCTTACCAAGGAGCAGCTAGAAGGAAATCTGAAGATCAGCAGGGACTGAAAGTGCTTGTGGTACAGAATGAGACTGAAAATGTTGCATGGAATttaggctgtttttgtaacgcAACATGCTCGACGTGCAAAGAGGCCAGGGTTTTGATGAACACCATGTATATATTTCCCTTTTGCTTTCATTCTCTTTGATTTTTGGATTCTTATATTGAAGTATTCTCACTCAGGGGATCATAAATATTAGAAAACAAACTCTTCAAAGCCACATTGCTACTCAATAAGAGGTCTAAAGCGCATAGTAGTTtgtactttgatttttttttttgtttcctctcacatagcctacctgactgaaaggtcTCATTAAGCAGgtcattatgcgggtctttgtcttctcaggtgtgaatcacagcattattcatgaagatgaAGATTCACGGCTCCCGCATactttcttgacaaaaagtgtcttacaaaatttaaatcaatatattgttttatatgaacgagtaggcaggataatttttacatcattttgaagcaaaaattctagtctacaacctccaatacccagaagtcttgtgaacacatatttagtatttgttttgtggccgtatttcagtgacttaggttttttgctttttcaataaccacacaTAAAGattattctctcaaaaatacaaacatgtacatacatgttgctcacatattatggtagcctagttcatgctgaatacagtgtaatgacacttttgtcattaatatgtttataagcaactgaaaaaagcacaaatgtcagtgcatgtcaaaacttctccagggccccaaaaatcctccaGAGGCCAAATGGAAAATCAAACATGAAGTATGTGTGATCTACTAACATGTCAACACAAGTATAGAATGAATCACAGGCCAATCTTGTtgtgtagtgttttttttttttttttttgtttttttaaaggcatACATTAACATCTGTAGTCTCTTATTCCCATCCTAAGGAAGCTGTATAGAGAGGCGGTATCACGTTGACAGGCCGTCATTAGCACATAGATGCAATCTCTCGCCCTCGCCATCTGTAACTCACACTGTGAATAATGAATCAGATCATTAGAGAGGTGTCTTTTTCCTTCACAACAACTTCTGAATATTGCATACGGTTTACTCAGTAGGAGGCAGAAGTAGTAATTTTAAGCTGTAAAAAGTTCCCTCAGAGTGCATATTTTTCACTGTTGCATATTTCCTCTATTACAGCTAAATAACGTCTATGTATATGCTCAGATACAACTACTGCATTAAAATCAGTTGTGCGTCCTCTGTTGATTTTATCTTTGTGTAATCAAAACAAGCTGTACACATTAATCAggttaatgatttaatgactgaTTGTTTGCCAACAGTCATCTGGAAATCCAAAGTGTGTCTTGTGTTGGCTCCTTATAAATTGTCAGTACAAGCCTTTTGTGACGTGGATGTTGATGATGTATCTATACCGACCAAAATGGTAGGATAATTAGAAAAGACTAATTATGGGTAATTAAACTGATTAACTTATAATTAGGGCCTATCTGTCTCTGTATTAGGCTTGAGGAGTTGCATTAGCTTGATTTGCTCTGGTAAATATGCTTTATTATTCTCCTTCACATTAATTATCTCCGTTATGACTGCCAAATTCCACTTCCTGAAGAATCTACTTCATGAATGGGCGAATTTTAATCAAAAGTGAGCATCACTATCCCTTACTCACTCTGAAGGTCACTTGAAATTAGTAATCTAAGGGtgcaagtcacctttatttatatagtgctttttacaatgcagattgtttcaaagcagctttgatagcaggaaaataatgcaacaaagtttgttttggcTGTATAACAGGTTTGGGTCGGTAAGGGCAAAACACACAAGTTACCTTCAATGGCCTGTAGATGGCAATATCACttcttttgtagcagaaataaaccGCTTCAGAAAAGGTTAGGTGCAATGCAAAATGATACTCAGTAAACCTACAAAGTAGCTATGCAactatttacatttactcaaatactttactcCACTGACATcatgaatttaaatgcatttacaaggcAGAAATAAACACTACTGCTGCTGCactgaaagtttgagaaggcagctgaaatataatatctgactatatcaatgcaactgaatttaaataataatttatgttcacaaagagctcaaaagattttttcttttttaaatatcaaagcttgtatttatatgtatatattaaatgcaaagtttaatattatttgtcaatTCATATAGtaattacaggtgctggtcatataattagaatatcatcaaaaagttaatttatttaactaattccattcaaaaagtgaaacttgtatattatattcattcattacacacagactgatatatttcaaatgtttatttcttttaattttgatgattacaactgacaactaaggaaaatcccaaattcagtatctcagaaaattagaatattgtgaaaaggttcaatattgaagacacctggtgccacactctaatcagctaattaactcaaaacacctgcaaaggcctttaaattgtctctcagtctagttctgtaggctacacaatcatggggaagactgctgacttgacagttctccaaaagacgaccattgacaccttgcacaaggagggcaagacacaaaaggtcattgcaaaagaggctggctgttcacagagctctgtgtccaagcacattaatagagaggcgaagggaaggaaaagatgtggtagaaaaaagtgtacaagcaatagggataaccgcaccctggagaggattgtgaaacaaaacccattcaaaaatgtgggggagattcacaaagagtggactgcagctggagtcagtgcttcaagaaccactacgcacagatgtatgcaagacatgggtttcagctgtcgcattccttgtgtcaagccactcttgaacaacagacagcgtcagaagcgtctcgcctgggctaaagacaaaaaggactggactgctgctgagtggtccaaagttatgttctctgatgaaagtaaattttgcatttcctttggaaatcagggtcccagagtctggaggaagagaggagaggcacacaatccacgttgcttgaggtccagtgtaaagtttccacagtcagtgatggtttggggtgccatgtcatctgctggtgttggtccaatgtgttttctgaggtccaaggtcaacgcagccgtataccaggaagttttagagcacttcatgcttcctgctgctgaccaactttatggagatgcagatttcattttccaacaggacttggcacctgcacacagtgccaaagctaccagtacctggtttaaggaccatggtatccctgttcttaattggccagcaaactcgcctgaccttaaccccatagaaaatctatggggtattgtgaagaggaagatgcgatatgccagacccaacaatgcagaagagctgaagaccactatcagagcaacctgggctcttataacacctgagcagtgccacagactgatcgactccaagccacgccgcattgctgcagtaattcaggcaaaaggatccccaactaagtattgagtgctgtacatgctcatacttttcatgttcatactttttagttggccaagatttctaaaaatcctttctttgtattggtcttaagtaatattctaattttctgagatactgaatttgggattttccttagttgtcagttataatcatcaaaattaaaagaaataaacatttgaaatatatcagtctgtgtgtaatgaatgaatataatatacaagtttcactttttgaatggaattagtgaaatcaactttttgatgatattctaattatatgaccagcacctgtatataatatatatataatttaattaatataatataaatatattacataataagcGGCAAAAGATGGGCAATTTTGTCTCTACTCTGGTGAACCTAATTTCacaagtgcaacatgttcctggatcaacatctttgttgatcctggaacaacattccaattaaCCCATTAGATTTGAGGGacaaatttacattttgtcaagcttaggcttacaaccagggttaggtgcttctacatcagtgttaaggcctgttcacaccaagaacgataactataaaagGTCACAATAatgatatagttctaaaaatcgttctaaatataagagaatagcactgtccaatATAGAGGAACAATAtagttgggatcactttcagaatgattttttccagctgctggacgataaaacactgacagccaatcagaatccattctaatttaagggttcgtgtatttaaaatggcagacgacatagTGGAGAATTTAATcgccagaaaaagccaccactgtttgacaattCAAACCCTCTTTTCAAGgctactttaaagaaaatggatatatggaaagcagtcggtcataccctcggaataaatggtgagaagtattaacgatgagatcattatgcagGCTAGCAAaaagtgtaacataaaattacctatGGTATCCAGTGCTAGCTTCGACAacgtcttgcttcctttgaagttgcagtgaaaaagaagcgttgtttttattcaactatattgacttcgtcaggtaaattcactgttagattagatcattgcactagctattcactcgaatcatagcatgctgaggacatctgctggttaaagccgtgtaactgcaacaagaacagcaaaaacatgtacacactttgaaacagCAGCGCGTGAGCTTACAATAAACAGACTGTTATCGTtcattggtgtggacgcaaatgtatttatcgttatagttatcgttcttggtgtgaatgcgCCTTTATTCACCTATTATTTCCCTCTAAATTTAGGGATaaattatgggtagggttaggtttaggggtagggataggagTAGGACTACATTGTCGgacaggaacatgtcttacttagcaaaatcacagtgacctTACATATATatgtcactttgctcacagctgattggtccagttttAGTTTGCaatctctaacccagaataaaacagCAGGTTAGCTGTGTAGCGTAAGTTACCATGATAGTGAACACCACTAAAATCAATCCACCTTCTTGAgcccgaaaaaccagagtttgctcaaactaatcttaaAATGACCTGGGTAGCAACTGAAACcagctttgtgcaacaggcctcATGAGGTTTGTTAGTAGTAGTTtagaaaaaatactttttaatttgCTAACAGCTGTTTTGAATTTGTCCTGTATTTCAGGTGAAGCTAAGCAGTTGTCCTTTAGCATTGATGTTCAAGTGTCAGTCATCGGATATCTACTTACTGTGCATTGATGGACATACAATCAATCTGAAAGTCTTTGAAGAAGATATCACAAGCATTATCCATCTCCATTAAACTCCATAATCTCAAGGGGTGAGGGGATGAATCCATTTTCTCTCTGTATCAGTTCTAATCTGGACTGATTAGCGTGTGATTAGAATGCATGACTTTAACTCTCCCCGTCTGCTAACCCAACGATAGGTCAGTTTCTCCAGCAAATGGATGAGATGGAGGGAGTCGATTCTTATTCCTAGTGGAATAGAGGAGGCTTAAGGATCAGGCTCAAACTAAAGAGAGTTCAGATCTACAGACTTTGTGTGGAAAGGAAAACTCTTCTGTTCAAAGTAGGCACTGAAGAAAGGAAACGAAGAGAAGAGCTGAGAGGCAGAAGAAGATTACCACACGGGCATAACTCATACATTCCCTGTCAGAAGAAGCCAAtaatttataacacacaatatGTATTGTACACACGCTTCCTCAGTCAAGTCGGAGCCCGCTCTCATCACACAACATCAATACCACCCATTTGAATCGTATCGCTGCTCTGCAGTAGCACAACGATGTCCTCTGGCTCAGCTCCTAACATATTTAGAGACTTTTCTTTTCAGATATTCTCTTTTCGTTGTGATCTAAGCCATAATGACACCATCAGCACAATTTCCCCTCAGGCCCACCTGACGAGACCATCAGGTTAATTGCAAAAAGTCTCATTAGCGTTATCATACAAGCAGCCATTTGAATTACCAGAAACACAATACTTACCAGAGCACAGAGTGTGTCCAATGAAACGAATATGAGAGCGTGATGATCAACTAGTGCAGATAACCCGGGGAAAAAGCAGCTTTATTCTCAAATGTCTCTGTCTCTTCAAACCACAGGAAGAGAGATCACAGATACTGTAGTGTTTGAGTGAAGATATCacacatccatctatctatctatctatctatctatctatctatctatctatctatctatctatctatctatctatctatctatctatctatctatctatctgttgttctgtctatctgtctgtcattctatctatctttctgtctgtcgttctgtttgtctgtcattctatctatctatctatctatctatatgtcgttctctatctatctatctatctatctatctatctgtcattctgtctgtctgtcattctgtctatctgtcgttctttctgttctatctatctatctttctatctatctgttgttctgtctgtttatctgtcgttctatctgtctgtctgttgttctttgtcgttctatctttctgtctgtcattctgtctgtcctatctatctgtctgtcgttttgtatctatctatctatcaatctatttgttctatctatctatctgtctgtctctctgtctgtatatctgtcattctgtctatctgtcattctttctgttctatctatctatctatctatctatctatctatctgttgttctatctgtctgtcattctatctatctttctgtctgtcgttctgtctgtctgtcattctatctatctatctatctatctatatgtcgttctctatctatctatctatctatctatctatctatctatctgtcattctgtctatctgtctgtcattctgtctatctgtcgttctttctgttctatctatctttctatctatctgttgttctgtctgtctatctgtcgttctatctgtgTCTGTTGTTCTTTGTCattctatctttctgtctgtcattctgtctgtctgtcgttctatctatctgtcgttttgtatctatctatcaatctatttgttctatctatctatctatctgtcattctatctgtcattctgtctataTGTCGTTCTttctgttctatctatctatctgtctatctgtcgttctttctgtcgttctgtctgtcgttctatttatctgttgttctgtctgtctgtcgttctatctgtcattctatctgtcattctgtctataTGTCATTCTttctgttctatctatctatctatctgtctatctgtctgttctttctgttctatctatctctctgttgttctgtctgtctatctgtcgttctttgtcattctatctatatctttctgtctgtcgttctatctgtctgtcgttctgtatctatctgtcattctgtctatctgtcgttctgtctatctgtctgtcattctatctgtctgtctatctatctgtcattctgtctgtcattctatctatctgaatgTCGTTCtttgtcgttctatctatctatctgtctctgtcgttctgtctatctatctatatctatctatctgtcgttctgtctgtcgttctatctatctttctgtctgtagttctatctatcattctatctattggtctgtatctgtctgtctgtcgttctttctatcgttctttctgtcgttctatctattcaCAGCCATAATTTTATGTAACAGTATTCTAATGGTGGGTAGAAGTCAGTGATGTTCataacatccatccatccatccatccatccatccatccatctatccatcataataAGTTCAATACGGACATCACTAAAATTGATAACTCACAGTTCCATCATTCCCAAGCATGAGAAGGATAAATGAGAGTTTGTGACCAATAGAATCTGGCAATTCCAATTATTTCAAGAAGAATATTAGTAATGCTGTTTTGAACCCATAATCAAAAGCCAAAAAGCATTTCCAAAATCAAATTATTTACCAATCTTTATActgatattatatttttttatttcagttatctTGACGTTAAACTCGTGTGCCACCACTTAACTGTGAAAAAAGgaaatgacaaagaaaaaaaaaaaaacatctcactACAAAGAGCAAGCCAAATGGAATTGTGGGTGTTAATTGGGGGAAAAATAACTGTACCATTGCTTTGCGTGGACagctgagagatttttttccattGTCTCCTGCCTCCTTTTCACTCTGAAGTGCCTATTATCGGCTTTGATTTTACATAATGTATTGACATCTTTGTAGTGCATATAAACGTGGCAATAACTGATGAGACCATGGTTGGCATCTTTCCTGGCAAAAGTTAATTTCGTTCCTGCAGATGGGAATTCAGTCAAAACACACTCCAGGTGTTACTGAATGTGTTTTGCAGTAAATGGATCTGttgatttattgcattttgactAGAGTAACCTGGTGGaaattaatatacagtataacctCTGGACTacaaaatactataaaataggGAAAAATGTGACTGCCATAATATGGTGCTTGCTTGATACGCGGTTGCTAAGTTGTTCTGAGTGGATGCTTACAggcccaagtcaaaagagccccTCACCCCAAGACCTCATATCAGCTATATATATTTGGGATGTGTGCCAGGACTaatttcattaatgtttaaaattttgTAATCGACTAGTGTAACAAATCCCCAGAGCACTGTCAAAAAAGTTTGTATATGCGATTCATTTAAAATAGCCTACTTTGAATCAAACAGTCAAATCCAATACTGTCTGAATGTCACTGAAATCCATATGCAATGTACTTATATGTGATGCTTGCCTTGCATTATGATCATTATACATTAAACCAAAGTGTTCACTTAATCAACATTAACCAGTTTAGACATATTAGTCTTGCACTGCTTATTGattcatttgattttaataaagtacATACTCAGCTTATTAAAAACAGAATTCCTCAAATAAAAGTTAGTCGACATAAATCAGCATGTCACAGTGTTTTTGTTCGTTACCGCCGCTCGCGTGTCTGTTTTTGAACATGCTTCGAGTGTATGAAAAgtgcaaattattatattagttaaaaatgaacagtttGGTCTGTTTGAGTGCTTATGGACAGCATGCAAAGAAAGATAAATGATGGGTGTAAATTGGTATGCCAGCAGTTTCCGAGGCTTCCTCCACTGAGCAGATCAAACAAGCTTCTGCTTAATGCTTTTCATTTATCAATACAGCCCCATCAGTAGACAAGCAACAGTCTCGAAGGAGCGCTTTCAGCTCtgaaacattaatgacagacatcaccgCAGAAAGGTCTGAGTCATGGCAGAGAGGCTAACAGAGATCTTAGGGATCAGATTGACGATTAACCCTGgtaagtgcacacacacacagatgtacaatagtatgtgaattttttttatatatattatttttttatataaatgagaCAAAAATTCCCCTGGCTTTGTTTTTAGTCCAGTGTAAAGCACTTTACATTATCAAGCAGACATTAATACTataatattttagtatgttacaattaacaattaaaaataagttgCATGTAACACTCAAGTGTGAAATTAATTGTTTCTGCTGTTTTTGCATTGCTTCAAAAATAATAACTACAGCAATACAGTAACCTGTCTGCACTTTATTACCACTAATTGTTGTtctgctattattattaatggtcaCCTTCTTTTCAGATCATTAGTCAGCAAATTGCCTGAAAGCACTGCAGGTGCCATGATGGTCACAGGCGTGAAGATGCAGCTTTAATCTCACCAAGCTGGGGAGTCACTAAAATCAGCTAAAGAGTTCAAGTTCGTTTGGATTCGAAGGTAATAATGTCAAGTGATTCAGTTGTTTTCTTTGCACTTACTCCATTCTAACCAATATGCCACATTCAGGCTGAATGATTTGCGAACTTGTTACGAACATCATTAGCTA
Coding sequences:
- the LOC127502918 gene encoding uncharacterized protein LOC127502918 — translated: MSFSIYLSIYLSICHSVCLSFCLSVVLSVLSIYLSIYLLFCLFICRSICLSVVLCRSIFLSVILSVLSICLSFCIYLSINLFVLSIYLSVSLSVYLSFCLSVILSVLSIYLSIYLSICCSICLSFYLSFCLSFCLSVILSIYLSIYMSFSIYLSIYLSIYLSVILSICLSFCLSVVLSVLSIFLSICCSVCLSVVLSVSVVLCHSIFLSVILSVCRSIYLSFCIYLSIYLFYLSIYLSFYLSFCLYVVLSVLSIYLSICRSFCRSVCRSIYLLFCLSVVLSVILSVILSICHSFCSIYLSICLSVCSFCSIYLSVVLSVYLSFFVILSISFCLSFYLSVVLYLSVILSICRSVYLSVILSVCLSICHSVCHSIYLNVVLCRSIYLSVSVVLSIYLYLSICRSVCRSIYLSVCSSIYHSIYWSVSVCLSFFLSFFLSFYLFTAIILCNSILMVGRSQ